One segment of Danaus plexippus chromosome 10, MEX_DaPlex, whole genome shotgun sequence DNA contains the following:
- the LOC116767105 gene encoding neurexin-4 isoform X2: protein MMTYSVFYNILLFCYTLSCTKAELARYYYDYECNEPLIEGAKLTATSSLRDRGPENAKLLGKSAWTTVESSYYQHLTINLHSRRELRGVATRGRFATDEYVSEYMIQYSDDGETWTAVADADGYTQMFEGNHDGNTVVKNEFDVPIIAQYIRINPMRWRDKISMRVELYGCDYVADTLFFNGSSLVRMDLLRSPVSSSREAIRFRFKTSAASGVLLYSRGTQGDYLALQLRDNRLVLNIDLGSGKATSLSAGSLLDDNTWHDALVSRARRDLVFSVDRVVMRARIKGEFSRLNLNRAIYIGGVPNFQEGLVVTQNFTGCIENMYLNATNVIQELKMGYEAAEPFKYQKVNTLYSCPEPPVVPITFLKEGSYAKLRGYGGGGVLNVSLEFRTYEHHGLLIYHQFKSEGYVKVFLEEGKVKVELFTEGSPKVKLDNFEDTFNDGRWHALMLTMAQDSLTLSLNYRAVRTSKKMKFFTGGYYYIAGGKAPPRGFVGCMRKLAVDGNYRSPTDWTREEYCCPDELVFDACHMIDRCNPNPCEHGGVCTQSADEFACDCTDTGYAGAVCHTSIHPVSCAAYAWSGATGRRSTRVLLDVDGSGPLPPFPATCHFYADGRIITSVQHSAVSSTQVDGFQEAGSFRQDVTYDATRPQLEALLNRSHSCSQRLEYMCRHSRLLNSPSEEATFQPFAWWVSRSGQRMDYWAGAQPGSRMCECGVLGTCLDPTKWCNCDAEHSPMPHDEFQTDGGDITEKEFLPVKQLRFGDTGSHLDEKIGRYSLGPLLCEGDDLFSNAVTFRISDAVITLPTFDLGHSGDIYFEFRTTKENAVLLHSKGTQDYIKLSIIGGDQLQFQFQVGDTPLGVSVETSNRLADDQWHSVSIERNRKEARVVVDGALKNEIRTAKEPVRALQLATPLVLGASLDRKDGFVGCMRALLLNGRPVDLRGHARRGLYGVSEGCVGKCSSSPCLNNGTCLERYDSYSCDCRWTAFKGPICADEIGVNLRPNSMVKYDFLGSWRSTINEKIRVGFTTTNPKGFLLGFYSNISGEYLTLMVSNSGHLRVVFDFGFERQEIIFEGKHFGLGQYHDVRLSRKDSGATMVLQVDNYETQEYQFNIRESADAQFNNIQYMYVGRNDSMAEGFVGCVSRVEFDDIYPLKLLFQQDPPPNVRSIGGPLHEDFCGVEPVTHPPVIPETRPPPPADLAADLDFHRTDEAILATVLAFVFLLLIAVAVVLVRALSRHKGEYLTQEERGAAGAAGPDDAALAAATGARVTKRREFFI from the exons atgatGACCTACTccgtgttttataatattttgctatttTGCTACACTCTTTCTTGTACTAAAGCAG aattaGCAAGATATTATTACGACTACGAATGTAATGAGCCTTTAATCGAGGGAGCTAAACTCACCGCTACTTCCAGTCTGAGAGACAGAGGACCTGAGAATGCAAAGTTGCTTG GAAAATCAGCATGGACGACGGTCGAGAGCTCTTACTACCAGCACCTGACGATCAATCTACACTCACGGAGAGAGTTGCGCGGTGTAGCCACCAGGGGGCGCTTCGCCACCGACGAGTACGTCTCGGAGTACATGATACAGTACTCCGATGACGGTGAGACCTGGACCGCGGTCGCTGACGCGGACGGCTACACGCAG ATGTTCGAAGGCAACCATGATGGCAACACTGTAGTCAAGAACGAGTTCGACGTTCCTATCATAGCTCAGTACATCAGGATCAATCCCATGAGGTGGAGGGACAAGATATCCATGAGGGTCGAGCTGTACGGGTGTGATTATG TTGCTGATACGTTGTTCTTCAACGGGTCGTCCCTGGTTCGTATGGACCTGCTTCGCTCCCCCGTGTCCTCCTCCCGCGAGGCCATCCGTTTCCGGTTCAAGACCTCTGCCGCTTCCGGCGTGCTGTTATACTCTCGCGGCACCCAGGGCGACTACCTCGCGCTGCAGCTCCGAGACAACCGCCTCGTCCTCAACATAGACCTCG GGTCGGGGAAGGCGACGTCGTTGTCGGCGGGCAGCTTGTTGGACGACAACACTTGGCACGACGCGCTGGTGTCCCGCGCCCGCCGCGACCTCGTGTTCTCGGTGGACCGCGTGGTCATGAGGGCGCGGATCAAGGGCGAGTTCTCCCGACTCAACCTCAACAGAGCG ATTTATATCGGCGGGGTGCCAAATTTCCAAGAGGGTCTGGTGGTGACACAGAACTTCACAGGGTGTATAGAGAACATGTATCTGAACGCCACCAACGTCATCCAGGAGCTCAAGATGGGGTACGAGGCCGCGGAGCCCTTCAAGTATCAGAAAGTCAACACCCTGTATTCCTGCCCT GAGCCGCCGGTCGTGCCGATCACTTTCCTGAAGGAGGGCTCGTACGCCAAGCTGCGCGGCTACGGCGGGGGCGGCGTGCTCAACGTGTCGCTGGAGTTCCGCACGTACGAGCACCACGGACTGCTCATATACCATCAGTTTAAAAGTGAAGGATACGTCAAG GTGTTCCTTGAGGAGGGCAAGGTGAAGGTGGAGTTGTTCACGGAGGGGTCTCCCAAGGTGAAGCTGGACAACTTCGAGGACACCTTCAACGACGGTCGCTGGCACGCTCTCATGCTGACCATGGCCCAGGACAGCCTCACCCTGTCTCTCAACTACAGGGCCGTCAGAACCAGCAAGAAGATGAAGTTCTTCACCGGGGGCTACTACTACATAGCAG GTGGCAAGGCGCCGCCCCGTGGGTTCGTGGGCTGTATGCGGAAGCTGGCCGTGGACGGCAACTACCGCTCGCCCACGGACTGGACGCGCGAGGAGTACTGCTGCCCCGACGAACTCGTGTTTGACGCCTGCCACATGATAGACAG GTGTAACCCCAACCCGTGCGAGCACGGCGGCGTGTGTACGCAGAGCGCGGACGAGTTCGCCTGCGACTGCACCGACACCGGCTACGCGGGCGCCGTCTGCCACACGT CGATCCACCCCGTGTCGTGTGCGGCGTACGCGTGGTCGGGGGCCACGGGGCGGCGCTCCACCCGGGTGCTGTTGGACGTGGACGGCTCGGGTCCCCTGCCGCCCTTCCCCGCCACCTGCCACTTCTACG CGGACGGTCGCATCATAACGTCGGTGCAGCACTCGGCGGTGTCCAGCACGCAGGTGGACGGCTTCCAGGAGGCGGGCAGCTTCAGGCAGGACGTGACGTACGACGCAACGCGGCCGCAGCTCGAGGCGCTGCTCAACAGGAGCCACTCGTGCAGCCAGCGATTGGAGTACATGTGCCGACACTCCAGACTGCTCAATTCGCCCA GCGAGGAGGCCACGTTCCAGCCGTTCGCGTGGTGGGTGTCTCGCAGCGGGCAGCGGATGGACTACTGGGCGGGGGCGCAGCCAGGATCCCGCATGTGTGAGTGCGGGGTGCTCGGCACGTGTCTCGACCCTACCAAGTGGTGCAACTGTGACGCCGAGCACTCGCCCATGCCTCACGACG AGTTTCAAACTGACGGCGGAGACATCACGGAGAAGGAGTTCCTGCCGGTGAAGCAACTTCGCTTCGGTGACACGGGCAGCCACCTCGACGAGAAGATAGGGAGGTACTCGCTGGGACCCCTGCTGTGCGAGGGAGACG ACCTGTTCTCTAACGCCGTCACGTTCCGTATCTCGGACGCGGTCATCACCCTGCCGACCTTCGACCTGGGTCACAGTGGAGACATCTACTTTGAATTCCGGACCACTAAAGAAAACGCTGTCCTGTTACATTCGAag GGCACTCAAGACTATATAAAGCTGTCAATAATCGGCGGAGACCAGCTGCAGTTCCAGTTCCAGGTGGGGGACACGCCCCTCGGGGTCTCCGTGGAGACCAGCAACCGGTTGGCCGACGACCAGTGGCATTCCGTCTCTATCGAGAGGAACAG GAAGGAGGCCCGCGTGGTTGTGGACGGAGCCTTGAAGAACGAGATACGAACGGCCAAGGAACCGGTCCGCGCCCTCCAGCTAGCCACCCCGCTGGTGCTGGGGGCCAGCCTCGACAGGAAGGACGGGTTCGTGGGCTGCATGAGGGCGCTCCTACTGAACGGACGGCCTGTGGACCTGCGGGGACACGCCAGGAGAG GTCTGTACGGCGTGTCGGAGGGCTGCGTGGGCAAGTGCTCGTCGTCGCCGTGTCTGAACAACGGCACGTGTCTGGAGCGGTACGACTCGTACTCCTGCGACTGCCGCTGGACCGCCTTCAAGGGCCCCATCTGTGCTGACG aGATCGGCGTCAACCTCCGCCCCAACTCCATGGTGAAGTACGACTTCCTGGGCTCGTGGCGCTCCACCATCAACGAGAAGATCCGCGTGGGCTTCACCACCACCAACCCCAAGGGCTTCCTGCTCGGCTTCTACTCCAACATATCCGGGGAGTACCTCACGCTCATGGTCTCCAACTCAG GTCACCTGCGCGTGGTGTTCGACTTCGGGTTCGAGAGGCAGGAGATCATCTTCGAGGGGAAGCACTTCGGCCTGGGACAGTACCACGACGTGCGCCTCTCCAGGAAGGACAGCGGCGCTACCATGGTGCTGCAG GTGGATAACTATGAGACCCAGGAGTACCAGTTCAACATCCGCGAGTCTGCGGACGCGCAGTTCAACAACATCCAGTACATGTACGTGGGCAGGAACGACTCCATGGCCGAGGGCTTCGTGGGCTGCGTCAGTCGCGTGGAGTTCGACGACATCTACCCTCTGAAGCTGCTGTTCCAGCAGGACCCGCCGCCCAACGTCAGGAGCATCGGCG GTCCCCTGCACGAGGACTTCTGTGGCGTGGAGCCGGTGACGCACCCGCCCGTGATCCCGGAGACCCGGCCGCCGCCGCCCGCCGACCTCGCCGCGGACCTCGACTTCCACCGGACCGACGAGGCCATACTAGCCA CGGTGCTGGCGTTCGTGTTCCTGCTGCTGATAGCGGTGGCCGTGGTGCTGGTGAGGGCGCTGTCCCGCCACAAGGGAGAGTATCTCACACAG GAGGAGCGCGGGGCGGCGGGAGCGGCGGGGCCGGACGACGCCGCGCTGGCGGCCGCCACGGGGGCCCGGGTCACCAAGCGGAGGGAGTTCTTTATATAG
- the LOC116767105 gene encoding neurexin-4 isoform X3, whose product MIQYSDDGETWTAVADADGYTQMFEGNHDGNTVVKNEFDVPIIAQYIRINPMRWRDKISMRVELYGCDYVADTLFFNGSSLVRMDLLRSPVSSSREAIRFRFKTSAASGVLLYSRGTQGDYLALQLRDNRLVLNIDLGSGKATSLSAGSLLDDNTWHDALVSRARRDLVFSVDRVVMRARIKGEFSRLNLNRAIYIGGVPNFQEGLVVTQNFTGCIENMYLNATNVIQELKMGYEAAEPFKYQKVNTLYSCPEPPVVPITFLKEGSYAKLRGYGGGGVLNVSLEFRTYEHHGLLIYHQFKSEGYVKVFLEEGKVKVELFTEGSPKVKLDNFEDTFNDGRWHALMLTMAQDSLTLSLNYRAVRTSKKMKFFTGGYYYIAGGKAPPRGFVGCMRKLAVDGNYRSPTDWTREEYCCPDELVFDACHMIDRCNPNPCEHGGVCTQSADEFACDCTDTGYAGAVCHTSIHPVSCAAYAWSGATGRRSTRVLLDVDGSGPLPPFPATCHFYADGRIITSVQHSAVSSTQVDGFQEAGSFRQDVTYDATRPQLEALLNRSHSCSQRLEYMCRHSRLLNSPSEEATFQPFAWWVSRSGQRMDYWAGAQPGSRMCECGVLGTCLDPTKWCNCDAEHSPMPHDEFQTDGGDITEKEFLPVKQLRFGDTGSHLDEKIGRYSLGPLLCEGDDLFSNAVTFRISDAVITLPTFDLGHSGDIYFEFRTTKENAVLLHSKGTQDYIKLSIIGGDQLQFQFQVGDTPLGVSVETSNRLADDQWHSVSIERNRKEARVVVDGALKNEIRTAKEPVRALQLATPLVLGASLDRKDGFVGCMRALLLNGRPVDLRGHARRGLYGVSEGCVGKCSSSPCLNNGTCLERYDSYSCDCRWTAFKGPICADEIGVNLRPNSMVKYDFLGSWRSTINEKIRVGFTTTNPKGFLLGFYSNISGEYLTLMVSNSGHLRVVFDFGFERQEIIFEGKHFGLGQYHDVRLSRKDSGATMVLQVDNYETQEYQFNIRESADAQFNNIQYMYVGRNDSMAEGFVGCVSRVEFDDIYPLKLLFQQDPPPNVRSIGGPLHEDFCGVEPVTHPPVIPETRPPPPADLAADLDFHRTDEAILATVLAFVFLLLIAVAVVLVRALSRHKGEYLTQEERGAAGAAGPDDAALAAATGARVTKRREFFI is encoded by the exons ATGATACAGTACTCCGATGACGGTGAGACCTGGACCGCGGTCGCTGACGCGGACGGCTACACGCAG ATGTTCGAAGGCAACCATGATGGCAACACTGTAGTCAAGAACGAGTTCGACGTTCCTATCATAGCTCAGTACATCAGGATCAATCCCATGAGGTGGAGGGACAAGATATCCATGAGGGTCGAGCTGTACGGGTGTGATTATG TTGCTGATACGTTGTTCTTCAACGGGTCGTCCCTGGTTCGTATGGACCTGCTTCGCTCCCCCGTGTCCTCCTCCCGCGAGGCCATCCGTTTCCGGTTCAAGACCTCTGCCGCTTCCGGCGTGCTGTTATACTCTCGCGGCACCCAGGGCGACTACCTCGCGCTGCAGCTCCGAGACAACCGCCTCGTCCTCAACATAGACCTCG GGTCGGGGAAGGCGACGTCGTTGTCGGCGGGCAGCTTGTTGGACGACAACACTTGGCACGACGCGCTGGTGTCCCGCGCCCGCCGCGACCTCGTGTTCTCGGTGGACCGCGTGGTCATGAGGGCGCGGATCAAGGGCGAGTTCTCCCGACTCAACCTCAACAGAGCG ATTTATATCGGCGGGGTGCCAAATTTCCAAGAGGGTCTGGTGGTGACACAGAACTTCACAGGGTGTATAGAGAACATGTATCTGAACGCCACCAACGTCATCCAGGAGCTCAAGATGGGGTACGAGGCCGCGGAGCCCTTCAAGTATCAGAAAGTCAACACCCTGTATTCCTGCCCT GAGCCGCCGGTCGTGCCGATCACTTTCCTGAAGGAGGGCTCGTACGCCAAGCTGCGCGGCTACGGCGGGGGCGGCGTGCTCAACGTGTCGCTGGAGTTCCGCACGTACGAGCACCACGGACTGCTCATATACCATCAGTTTAAAAGTGAAGGATACGTCAAG GTGTTCCTTGAGGAGGGCAAGGTGAAGGTGGAGTTGTTCACGGAGGGGTCTCCCAAGGTGAAGCTGGACAACTTCGAGGACACCTTCAACGACGGTCGCTGGCACGCTCTCATGCTGACCATGGCCCAGGACAGCCTCACCCTGTCTCTCAACTACAGGGCCGTCAGAACCAGCAAGAAGATGAAGTTCTTCACCGGGGGCTACTACTACATAGCAG GTGGCAAGGCGCCGCCCCGTGGGTTCGTGGGCTGTATGCGGAAGCTGGCCGTGGACGGCAACTACCGCTCGCCCACGGACTGGACGCGCGAGGAGTACTGCTGCCCCGACGAACTCGTGTTTGACGCCTGCCACATGATAGACAG GTGTAACCCCAACCCGTGCGAGCACGGCGGCGTGTGTACGCAGAGCGCGGACGAGTTCGCCTGCGACTGCACCGACACCGGCTACGCGGGCGCCGTCTGCCACACGT CGATCCACCCCGTGTCGTGTGCGGCGTACGCGTGGTCGGGGGCCACGGGGCGGCGCTCCACCCGGGTGCTGTTGGACGTGGACGGCTCGGGTCCCCTGCCGCCCTTCCCCGCCACCTGCCACTTCTACG CGGACGGTCGCATCATAACGTCGGTGCAGCACTCGGCGGTGTCCAGCACGCAGGTGGACGGCTTCCAGGAGGCGGGCAGCTTCAGGCAGGACGTGACGTACGACGCAACGCGGCCGCAGCTCGAGGCGCTGCTCAACAGGAGCCACTCGTGCAGCCAGCGATTGGAGTACATGTGCCGACACTCCAGACTGCTCAATTCGCCCA GCGAGGAGGCCACGTTCCAGCCGTTCGCGTGGTGGGTGTCTCGCAGCGGGCAGCGGATGGACTACTGGGCGGGGGCGCAGCCAGGATCCCGCATGTGTGAGTGCGGGGTGCTCGGCACGTGTCTCGACCCTACCAAGTGGTGCAACTGTGACGCCGAGCACTCGCCCATGCCTCACGACG AGTTTCAAACTGACGGCGGAGACATCACGGAGAAGGAGTTCCTGCCGGTGAAGCAACTTCGCTTCGGTGACACGGGCAGCCACCTCGACGAGAAGATAGGGAGGTACTCGCTGGGACCCCTGCTGTGCGAGGGAGACG ACCTGTTCTCTAACGCCGTCACGTTCCGTATCTCGGACGCGGTCATCACCCTGCCGACCTTCGACCTGGGTCACAGTGGAGACATCTACTTTGAATTCCGGACCACTAAAGAAAACGCTGTCCTGTTACATTCGAag GGCACTCAAGACTATATAAAGCTGTCAATAATCGGCGGAGACCAGCTGCAGTTCCAGTTCCAGGTGGGGGACACGCCCCTCGGGGTCTCCGTGGAGACCAGCAACCGGTTGGCCGACGACCAGTGGCATTCCGTCTCTATCGAGAGGAACAG GAAGGAGGCCCGCGTGGTTGTGGACGGAGCCTTGAAGAACGAGATACGAACGGCCAAGGAACCGGTCCGCGCCCTCCAGCTAGCCACCCCGCTGGTGCTGGGGGCCAGCCTCGACAGGAAGGACGGGTTCGTGGGCTGCATGAGGGCGCTCCTACTGAACGGACGGCCTGTGGACCTGCGGGGACACGCCAGGAGAG GTCTGTACGGCGTGTCGGAGGGCTGCGTGGGCAAGTGCTCGTCGTCGCCGTGTCTGAACAACGGCACGTGTCTGGAGCGGTACGACTCGTACTCCTGCGACTGCCGCTGGACCGCCTTCAAGGGCCCCATCTGTGCTGACG aGATCGGCGTCAACCTCCGCCCCAACTCCATGGTGAAGTACGACTTCCTGGGCTCGTGGCGCTCCACCATCAACGAGAAGATCCGCGTGGGCTTCACCACCACCAACCCCAAGGGCTTCCTGCTCGGCTTCTACTCCAACATATCCGGGGAGTACCTCACGCTCATGGTCTCCAACTCAG GTCACCTGCGCGTGGTGTTCGACTTCGGGTTCGAGAGGCAGGAGATCATCTTCGAGGGGAAGCACTTCGGCCTGGGACAGTACCACGACGTGCGCCTCTCCAGGAAGGACAGCGGCGCTACCATGGTGCTGCAG GTGGATAACTATGAGACCCAGGAGTACCAGTTCAACATCCGCGAGTCTGCGGACGCGCAGTTCAACAACATCCAGTACATGTACGTGGGCAGGAACGACTCCATGGCCGAGGGCTTCGTGGGCTGCGTCAGTCGCGTGGAGTTCGACGACATCTACCCTCTGAAGCTGCTGTTCCAGCAGGACCCGCCGCCCAACGTCAGGAGCATCGGCG GTCCCCTGCACGAGGACTTCTGTGGCGTGGAGCCGGTGACGCACCCGCCCGTGATCCCGGAGACCCGGCCGCCGCCGCCCGCCGACCTCGCCGCGGACCTCGACTTCCACCGGACCGACGAGGCCATACTAGCCA CGGTGCTGGCGTTCGTGTTCCTGCTGCTGATAGCGGTGGCCGTGGTGCTGGTGAGGGCGCTGTCCCGCCACAAGGGAGAGTATCTCACACAG GAGGAGCGCGGGGCGGCGGGAGCGGCGGGGCCGGACGACGCCGCGCTGGCGGCCGCCACGGGGGCCCGGGTCACCAAGCGGAGGGAGTTCTTTATATAG
- the LOC116767105 gene encoding neurexin-4 isoform X1, protein MMTYSVFYNILLFCYTLSCTKAELARYYYDYECNEPLIEGAKLTATSSLRDRGPENAKLLGLNAWTASENDFDQQLIIDLGTVKNITRVATQGRQHSQEFVQEYHISYGTNGLDYVMYKAPGGEVKMFEGNHDGNTVVKNEFDVPIIAQYIRINPMRWRDKISMRVELYGCDYVADTLFFNGSSLVRMDLLRSPVSSSREAIRFRFKTSAASGVLLYSRGTQGDYLALQLRDNRLVLNIDLGSGKATSLSAGSLLDDNTWHDALVSRARRDLVFSVDRVVMRARIKGEFSRLNLNRAIYIGGVPNFQEGLVVTQNFTGCIENMYLNATNVIQELKMGYEAAEPFKYQKVNTLYSCPEPPVVPITFLKEGSYAKLRGYGGGGVLNVSLEFRTYEHHGLLIYHQFKSEGYVKVFLEEGKVKVELFTEGSPKVKLDNFEDTFNDGRWHALMLTMAQDSLTLSLNYRAVRTSKKMKFFTGGYYYIAGGKAPPRGFVGCMRKLAVDGNYRSPTDWTREEYCCPDELVFDACHMIDRCNPNPCEHGGVCTQSADEFACDCTDTGYAGAVCHTSIHPVSCAAYAWSGATGRRSTRVLLDVDGSGPLPPFPATCHFYADGRIITSVQHSAVSSTQVDGFQEAGSFRQDVTYDATRPQLEALLNRSHSCSQRLEYMCRHSRLLNSPSEEATFQPFAWWVSRSGQRMDYWAGAQPGSRMCECGVLGTCLDPTKWCNCDAEHSPMPHDEFQTDGGDITEKEFLPVKQLRFGDTGSHLDEKIGRYSLGPLLCEGDDLFSNAVTFRISDAVITLPTFDLGHSGDIYFEFRTTKENAVLLHSKGTQDYIKLSIIGGDQLQFQFQVGDTPLGVSVETSNRLADDQWHSVSIERNRKEARVVVDGALKNEIRTAKEPVRALQLATPLVLGASLDRKDGFVGCMRALLLNGRPVDLRGHARRGLYGVSEGCVGKCSSSPCLNNGTCLERYDSYSCDCRWTAFKGPICADEIGVNLRPNSMVKYDFLGSWRSTINEKIRVGFTTTNPKGFLLGFYSNISGEYLTLMVSNSGHLRVVFDFGFERQEIIFEGKHFGLGQYHDVRLSRKDSGATMVLQVDNYETQEYQFNIRESADAQFNNIQYMYVGRNDSMAEGFVGCVSRVEFDDIYPLKLLFQQDPPPNVRSIGGPLHEDFCGVEPVTHPPVIPETRPPPPADLAADLDFHRTDEAILATVLAFVFLLLIAVAVVLVRALSRHKGEYLTQEERGAAGAAGPDDAALAAATGARVTKRREFFI, encoded by the exons atgatGACCTACTccgtgttttataatattttgctatttTGCTACACTCTTTCTTGTACTAAAGCAG aattaGCAAGATATTATTACGACTACGAATGTAATGAGCCTTTAATCGAGGGAGCTAAACTCACCGCTACTTCCAGTCTGAGAGACAGAGGACCTGAGAATGCAAAGTTGCTTG GTTTGAACGCGTGGACAGCATCAGAGAACGATTTCGATCAGCAGCTGATCATAGACTTGGGGACGGTGAAGAACATCACCCGGGTGGCCACACAGGGCCGGCAACACTCGCAGGAGTTCGTTCAGGAGTATCACATTAGCTACGGTACTAATGGACTCGATTATGTCATGTACAAAGCGCCGGGGGGCGAAGTTAAG ATGTTCGAAGGCAACCATGATGGCAACACTGTAGTCAAGAACGAGTTCGACGTTCCTATCATAGCTCAGTACATCAGGATCAATCCCATGAGGTGGAGGGACAAGATATCCATGAGGGTCGAGCTGTACGGGTGTGATTATG TTGCTGATACGTTGTTCTTCAACGGGTCGTCCCTGGTTCGTATGGACCTGCTTCGCTCCCCCGTGTCCTCCTCCCGCGAGGCCATCCGTTTCCGGTTCAAGACCTCTGCCGCTTCCGGCGTGCTGTTATACTCTCGCGGCACCCAGGGCGACTACCTCGCGCTGCAGCTCCGAGACAACCGCCTCGTCCTCAACATAGACCTCG GGTCGGGGAAGGCGACGTCGTTGTCGGCGGGCAGCTTGTTGGACGACAACACTTGGCACGACGCGCTGGTGTCCCGCGCCCGCCGCGACCTCGTGTTCTCGGTGGACCGCGTGGTCATGAGGGCGCGGATCAAGGGCGAGTTCTCCCGACTCAACCTCAACAGAGCG ATTTATATCGGCGGGGTGCCAAATTTCCAAGAGGGTCTGGTGGTGACACAGAACTTCACAGGGTGTATAGAGAACATGTATCTGAACGCCACCAACGTCATCCAGGAGCTCAAGATGGGGTACGAGGCCGCGGAGCCCTTCAAGTATCAGAAAGTCAACACCCTGTATTCCTGCCCT GAGCCGCCGGTCGTGCCGATCACTTTCCTGAAGGAGGGCTCGTACGCCAAGCTGCGCGGCTACGGCGGGGGCGGCGTGCTCAACGTGTCGCTGGAGTTCCGCACGTACGAGCACCACGGACTGCTCATATACCATCAGTTTAAAAGTGAAGGATACGTCAAG GTGTTCCTTGAGGAGGGCAAGGTGAAGGTGGAGTTGTTCACGGAGGGGTCTCCCAAGGTGAAGCTGGACAACTTCGAGGACACCTTCAACGACGGTCGCTGGCACGCTCTCATGCTGACCATGGCCCAGGACAGCCTCACCCTGTCTCTCAACTACAGGGCCGTCAGAACCAGCAAGAAGATGAAGTTCTTCACCGGGGGCTACTACTACATAGCAG GTGGCAAGGCGCCGCCCCGTGGGTTCGTGGGCTGTATGCGGAAGCTGGCCGTGGACGGCAACTACCGCTCGCCCACGGACTGGACGCGCGAGGAGTACTGCTGCCCCGACGAACTCGTGTTTGACGCCTGCCACATGATAGACAG GTGTAACCCCAACCCGTGCGAGCACGGCGGCGTGTGTACGCAGAGCGCGGACGAGTTCGCCTGCGACTGCACCGACACCGGCTACGCGGGCGCCGTCTGCCACACGT CGATCCACCCCGTGTCGTGTGCGGCGTACGCGTGGTCGGGGGCCACGGGGCGGCGCTCCACCCGGGTGCTGTTGGACGTGGACGGCTCGGGTCCCCTGCCGCCCTTCCCCGCCACCTGCCACTTCTACG CGGACGGTCGCATCATAACGTCGGTGCAGCACTCGGCGGTGTCCAGCACGCAGGTGGACGGCTTCCAGGAGGCGGGCAGCTTCAGGCAGGACGTGACGTACGACGCAACGCGGCCGCAGCTCGAGGCGCTGCTCAACAGGAGCCACTCGTGCAGCCAGCGATTGGAGTACATGTGCCGACACTCCAGACTGCTCAATTCGCCCA GCGAGGAGGCCACGTTCCAGCCGTTCGCGTGGTGGGTGTCTCGCAGCGGGCAGCGGATGGACTACTGGGCGGGGGCGCAGCCAGGATCCCGCATGTGTGAGTGCGGGGTGCTCGGCACGTGTCTCGACCCTACCAAGTGGTGCAACTGTGACGCCGAGCACTCGCCCATGCCTCACGACG AGTTTCAAACTGACGGCGGAGACATCACGGAGAAGGAGTTCCTGCCGGTGAAGCAACTTCGCTTCGGTGACACGGGCAGCCACCTCGACGAGAAGATAGGGAGGTACTCGCTGGGACCCCTGCTGTGCGAGGGAGACG ACCTGTTCTCTAACGCCGTCACGTTCCGTATCTCGGACGCGGTCATCACCCTGCCGACCTTCGACCTGGGTCACAGTGGAGACATCTACTTTGAATTCCGGACCACTAAAGAAAACGCTGTCCTGTTACATTCGAag GGCACTCAAGACTATATAAAGCTGTCAATAATCGGCGGAGACCAGCTGCAGTTCCAGTTCCAGGTGGGGGACACGCCCCTCGGGGTCTCCGTGGAGACCAGCAACCGGTTGGCCGACGACCAGTGGCATTCCGTCTCTATCGAGAGGAACAG GAAGGAGGCCCGCGTGGTTGTGGACGGAGCCTTGAAGAACGAGATACGAACGGCCAAGGAACCGGTCCGCGCCCTCCAGCTAGCCACCCCGCTGGTGCTGGGGGCCAGCCTCGACAGGAAGGACGGGTTCGTGGGCTGCATGAGGGCGCTCCTACTGAACGGACGGCCTGTGGACCTGCGGGGACACGCCAGGAGAG GTCTGTACGGCGTGTCGGAGGGCTGCGTGGGCAAGTGCTCGTCGTCGCCGTGTCTGAACAACGGCACGTGTCTGGAGCGGTACGACTCGTACTCCTGCGACTGCCGCTGGACCGCCTTCAAGGGCCCCATCTGTGCTGACG aGATCGGCGTCAACCTCCGCCCCAACTCCATGGTGAAGTACGACTTCCTGGGCTCGTGGCGCTCCACCATCAACGAGAAGATCCGCGTGGGCTTCACCACCACCAACCCCAAGGGCTTCCTGCTCGGCTTCTACTCCAACATATCCGGGGAGTACCTCACGCTCATGGTCTCCAACTCAG GTCACCTGCGCGTGGTGTTCGACTTCGGGTTCGAGAGGCAGGAGATCATCTTCGAGGGGAAGCACTTCGGCCTGGGACAGTACCACGACGTGCGCCTCTCCAGGAAGGACAGCGGCGCTACCATGGTGCTGCAG GTGGATAACTATGAGACCCAGGAGTACCAGTTCAACATCCGCGAGTCTGCGGACGCGCAGTTCAACAACATCCAGTACATGTACGTGGGCAGGAACGACTCCATGGCCGAGGGCTTCGTGGGCTGCGTCAGTCGCGTGGAGTTCGACGACATCTACCCTCTGAAGCTGCTGTTCCAGCAGGACCCGCCGCCCAACGTCAGGAGCATCGGCG GTCCCCTGCACGAGGACTTCTGTGGCGTGGAGCCGGTGACGCACCCGCCCGTGATCCCGGAGACCCGGCCGCCGCCGCCCGCCGACCTCGCCGCGGACCTCGACTTCCACCGGACCGACGAGGCCATACTAGCCA CGGTGCTGGCGTTCGTGTTCCTGCTGCTGATAGCGGTGGCCGTGGTGCTGGTGAGGGCGCTGTCCCGCCACAAGGGAGAGTATCTCACACAG GAGGAGCGCGGGGCGGCGGGAGCGGCGGGGCCGGACGACGCCGCGCTGGCGGCCGCCACGGGGGCCCGGGTCACCAAGCGGAGGGAGTTCTTTATATAG